In Streptomyces longhuiensis, the following proteins share a genomic window:
- a CDS encoding Lrp/AsnC family transcriptional regulator, translating into MPDSSPEASSGHRDAAAGSLQESDLALIEALQHSPRAPWSQIGPALGVDATSASRRWHRLVGQGLAWLTAYPSASTTSFAYVDVRCRPNTVDDVTRHLCALPQVLSVEEVTGDFDLFLTVAAPTPADLAALVRRDLPTAPGVEATALHLGLRLYQEGSGWRMRALDRQQRSLLVPPQKPPRRSLTGATADAALIAALGRDGRRSHQKLAGDLGVSEATVRRRLQRLMETRSVHFRCDFAQGAAGWPLTATYRIDLPADRLTAAARTLGLMPEVRLCSAVSGTADFLVIAWLRTTEEVTGFEAHMCEQLPDLRVLDRTVTLITVKRMGRLLDPHGRAVGHVPWDDLSTTL; encoded by the coding sequence ATGCCCGATAGCAGCCCGGAAGCTTCGTCCGGACACCGGGATGCGGCGGCCGGTTCGCTTCAGGAGTCGGACCTGGCGTTGATCGAGGCTCTCCAGCACAGCCCGCGAGCGCCCTGGTCACAGATCGGGCCCGCGCTCGGCGTGGACGCCACCTCCGCGTCCCGGCGCTGGCACCGGCTGGTCGGCCAGGGGCTCGCCTGGCTGACGGCCTACCCGTCCGCGAGTACGACGAGCTTCGCCTACGTCGACGTACGCTGCCGGCCGAACACCGTCGACGATGTGACGCGCCACCTGTGCGCACTGCCCCAAGTCCTCAGCGTCGAGGAGGTCACGGGTGACTTCGATCTGTTCCTGACCGTGGCCGCCCCTACGCCGGCCGACCTCGCCGCCCTCGTCCGCCGGGATCTGCCCACCGCGCCCGGCGTGGAGGCGACGGCCCTCCACCTCGGCCTGCGCCTCTACCAAGAGGGGAGCGGCTGGCGCATGCGCGCCCTGGACCGGCAGCAACGCTCACTCCTGGTGCCCCCACAGAAACCTCCGCGCCGCTCCCTGACCGGAGCCACCGCCGACGCGGCACTCATCGCCGCGCTCGGCCGGGACGGGCGGCGAAGCCATCAGAAACTGGCCGGGGACCTGGGCGTCAGCGAGGCGACGGTGCGCCGCAGGCTCCAGCGGCTGATGGAGACGCGATCGGTCCACTTCCGCTGCGACTTCGCCCAGGGCGCCGCCGGCTGGCCGCTCACCGCCACCTACCGCATCGACCTCCCCGCCGACCGACTGACCGCGGCAGCGCGCACGCTCGGCCTCATGCCCGAGGTCCGGCTGTGCAGCGCCGTGAGCGGGACGGCCGACTTCCTGGTCATCGCCTGGCTGCGCACGACGGAGGAGGTCACGGGTTTCGAGGCCCACATGTGTGAGCAGCTACCGGATCTGCGCGTGCTCGACCGCACGGTCACGCTCATCACGGTCAAGCGCATGGGCCGACTCCTCGACCCCCATGGCCGTGCGGTCGGCCACGTCCCATGGGACGACCTGTCCACCACCCTCTGA
- a CDS encoding type 1 glutamine amidotransferase encodes MSAARVLVVEHEDGTGPAQVGERIAGQGLLTDMRRPWAGDALPRDLDAYDALLVLGGSMGPHDDERAPWLPAVRELLRQAVSRDLPTLAICLGMELLTVACGGEVRRAALPEVGLCELTPLQEALEDRLFGPLTDTGGGLRAVQWHWEETGTLPDGAVPLVTSERCAHQSYRIGTSVWGVQFHPEVLADDIRTWGTSDVGPLHDLGLEPAGVVAEVARAEAELRALWGAFAEQWAAIVTDPSTAVSAGPAPG; translated from the coding sequence GTGAGCGCTGCGCGGGTGCTCGTCGTCGAGCACGAGGACGGTACGGGTCCGGCCCAGGTCGGTGAACGCATTGCCGGGCAAGGGCTGTTGACGGACATGCGCCGTCCCTGGGCGGGAGACGCGCTGCCCCGAGATCTGGACGCCTACGACGCGCTGCTCGTCCTCGGCGGTTCGATGGGCCCGCACGACGACGAACGCGCGCCCTGGCTGCCTGCCGTACGTGAACTGCTGCGCCAGGCCGTGTCTCGCGACCTGCCCACGCTGGCGATCTGCCTGGGCATGGAACTGCTGACTGTGGCGTGCGGTGGCGAAGTCCGGCGCGCCGCGCTCCCCGAGGTAGGCCTCTGTGAACTGACGCCGCTTCAGGAAGCCCTGGAGGACCGGCTGTTCGGTCCCCTCACGGATACGGGTGGAGGGTTGCGCGCCGTGCAATGGCACTGGGAGGAAACCGGCACTCTCCCCGACGGAGCAGTCCCACTCGTCACCAGCGAACGCTGCGCCCACCAGTCCTACCGGATCGGCACATCGGTCTGGGGAGTGCAGTTCCACCCCGAGGTCCTGGCGGACGACATCCGCACCTGGGGAACGTCGGACGTCGGCCCGCTGCACGACCTCGGACTCGAACCCGCCGGTGTGGTGGCCGAGGTGGCTCGGGCGGAGGCAGAGTTGCGCGCGCTGTGGGGTGCGTTCGCCGAGCAGTGGGCCGCGATCGTGACCGATCCCTCTACGGCCGTGTCTGCCGGACCGGCGCCCGGGTAA
- a CDS encoding SDR family NAD(P)-dependent oxidoreductase, with protein MELKLQGRTAVVTGASKGIGLAITKALVAEGVRVTAGARHMGAELADLARTGSVQAVEVDLGTPEGPAALVEAAASAFGPPDILVNNVGAVRPRTEGFASVTDQDWTTTLDINFLASVRATREVLPLMLQHAAGSIITVASVNARLPDPLVIDYSAAKAALLSFSKSLSKELGPRGIRVNTVSPGPVATDLWLGKDGVAATVGQAGGLKADTVAEHAARNAATGRFTSPQEVADLVLLLASDRTANVTGSDFVIDGGLITTV; from the coding sequence ATGGAACTGAAGCTGCAGGGCAGAACCGCGGTGGTGACCGGTGCGAGCAAGGGCATCGGACTGGCGATCACCAAGGCCCTCGTGGCGGAAGGGGTCCGCGTGACGGCCGGGGCGCGCCACATGGGCGCTGAACTCGCCGACCTCGCCCGGACGGGGTCCGTACAGGCCGTCGAGGTGGATCTGGGGACTCCGGAAGGGCCCGCCGCGCTCGTCGAGGCGGCGGCATCCGCCTTCGGGCCGCCCGACATCCTGGTCAACAACGTCGGTGCCGTCCGGCCACGCACCGAGGGGTTCGCGTCCGTCACCGACCAGGACTGGACGACCACCCTGGACATCAACTTCCTCGCCTCGGTGCGCGCCACTCGCGAGGTCCTGCCGCTCATGCTCCAGCACGCCGCCGGGTCGATCATCACGGTGGCGTCCGTCAACGCGCGCCTGCCCGACCCGCTCGTGATCGACTACTCCGCGGCGAAGGCGGCCCTGCTGAGCTTCAGCAAGTCGCTGTCCAAGGAGCTGGGACCGCGCGGCATCCGCGTCAACACGGTCAGTCCGGGGCCGGTCGCCACGGATCTGTGGCTGGGGAAGGACGGCGTGGCGGCAACGGTCGGTCAGGCCGGAGGACTCAAGGCGGACACGGTCGCCGAACACGCCGCGCGGAACGCCGCGACCGGCCGCTTCACCAGCCCCCAGGAGGTCGCCGACCTCGTACTGCTCCTGGCCTCCGACCGAACCGCCAACGTGACCGGCTCCGATTTCGTGATCGACGGAGGCCTGATCACCACGGTGTGA
- a CDS encoding DinB family protein, whose product MTASDPKADLHFYLQSARDALLWKLDGLSEYDVRRPLTPTGTNLLGLVKHVACVELGYLGDTFGRPSGESLPWVDEGAEPNADMWVPADESRAFIVELYRRAWAHADATIDALPLDTVGKVPWWPSGRDEVTLNHAVVRVIADTHRHAGHADIVRELVDGAVGMNKDNDSMPSDDPAWWEDHRGRLERAAREADRDA is encoded by the coding sequence ATGACCGCTTCGGATCCGAAAGCTGACCTTCACTTCTATCTGCAGTCCGCCCGCGACGCCCTGTTGTGGAAGCTCGACGGGCTCTCCGAGTACGACGTCCGGCGCCCGCTGACGCCGACCGGCACGAACCTGCTCGGTCTGGTGAAGCACGTGGCTTGCGTGGAGTTGGGGTATCTCGGCGACACCTTCGGACGGCCGTCCGGTGAGTCGTTGCCCTGGGTCGACGAGGGCGCCGAACCCAACGCGGACATGTGGGTCCCCGCCGACGAGTCGCGTGCGTTCATCGTGGAGCTGTACCGGCGGGCGTGGGCGCATGCCGACGCGACGATCGACGCGCTGCCACTGGACACCGTCGGCAAGGTCCCGTGGTGGCCCAGTGGCAGGGACGAGGTGACGTTGAATCATGCCGTCGTACGCGTCATCGCCGACACGCACCGCCACGCCGGGCACGCCGACATCGTCCGCGAACTCGTCGACGGCGCCGTGGGGATGAACAAGGACAACGACAGCATGCCGTCCGACGACCCGGCGTGGTGGGAGGACCATCGCGGCCGGCTGGAACGTGCGGCGCGGGAAGCCGACCGAGACGCGTAG
- a CDS encoding SDR family NAD(P)-dependent oxidoreductase, producing MTSQNYLSELFSLDGRTAVVTGGSSGIGKAIAGALARAGASVVIVARKEAELASTVDELTADGCRAAWVSADLSTRDGVRAAAEQAAGVFGEPDILVNSAGINLRPPMSELGDEVWDTTMAVNLEAPHLLGQRFGPGMAERGFGRIIHITSQQAHRAFVQSGAYGVSKGALEALARSQAEAWSPHGVTCNTLVPGFVMTPLNARLSSDPEKVAALAARTMVGRNGLAEDFAGAAVFLAGRASAYVTGQAIFVDGGFSVH from the coding sequence ATGACCTCGCAGAACTACCTCTCCGAACTGTTCTCACTCGACGGCCGGACCGCCGTGGTGACCGGCGGCAGCTCAGGCATCGGCAAGGCCATCGCCGGGGCGCTCGCCCGCGCGGGGGCGAGCGTGGTGATCGTGGCACGCAAGGAGGCGGAACTCGCCTCCACTGTCGACGAGTTGACGGCGGACGGCTGCCGGGCAGCCTGGGTGAGCGCGGACCTGAGCACCCGCGACGGGGTGCGCGCGGCGGCGGAGCAGGCGGCCGGGGTGTTCGGCGAGCCCGACATCCTGGTCAACAGCGCCGGGATCAACCTGCGGCCGCCGATGAGTGAGCTCGGCGACGAGGTGTGGGACACCACCATGGCGGTGAACCTGGAGGCACCCCACCTCCTGGGGCAGCGGTTCGGACCCGGCATGGCCGAGCGGGGCTTCGGACGGATCATCCACATCACCTCCCAGCAGGCGCACCGGGCGTTCGTGCAGAGCGGCGCGTACGGGGTCTCCAAGGGCGCCCTCGAGGCGCTGGCCCGCTCGCAGGCCGAGGCGTGGTCGCCCCACGGCGTCACCTGCAACACGCTCGTACCGGGCTTCGTCATGACGCCGCTCAACGCGCGCCTGTCGTCCGACCCGGAGAAGGTGGCCGCGCTGGCCGCCCGCACGATGGTCGGGCGCAACGGCCTGGCCGAGGACTTCGCCGGAGCGGCGGTGTTCCTGGCCGGCCGCGCGTCCGCCTACGTCACCGGTCAGGCAATCTTCGTCGACGGCGGATTCTCGGTTCACTGA
- the cpt gene encoding chloramphenicol phosphotransferase CPT — translation MTTQVIVLNGGSSSGKSGIARCLQAVLPDPWLAFGIDSLIEAMPASLRESGDGLDIAEDGGVDVGSVFRELEAAWMRGVAATAGAGARIIIDDVFLGGGESQLRWQKALGTLDVLWVGVRCDSEVAAGREIVRGDRAQGMAASQAETVHRGVVYDLEVDTTHTESVQCARTIAAQVTSSPVGRPESSVGQPDHGPRQGAV, via the coding sequence GTGACGACTCAGGTGATCGTGTTGAACGGTGGGTCCAGCTCGGGCAAGTCCGGGATCGCCCGGTGTCTGCAGGCGGTACTGCCGGATCCGTGGCTCGCCTTCGGGATCGACTCGCTGATCGAGGCGATGCCCGCGTCCCTGCGGGAATCGGGCGACGGACTCGACATCGCCGAAGACGGCGGAGTCGATGTCGGATCGGTCTTCCGGGAGCTGGAGGCGGCATGGATGCGGGGCGTCGCCGCGACGGCCGGTGCGGGCGCCCGGATCATCATCGATGACGTCTTCCTCGGCGGAGGAGAGTCCCAACTGCGGTGGCAGAAGGCCCTTGGCACGTTGGACGTGCTGTGGGTGGGGGTCAGGTGCGACAGCGAGGTCGCCGCAGGCCGCGAGATCGTCCGCGGGGACCGGGCCCAGGGAATGGCCGCATCGCAGGCGGAGACGGTCCACCGGGGCGTGGTCTACGACCTGGAGGTGGACACCACCCACACGGAGTCCGTGCAGTGCGCGCGGACCATCGCCGCCCAAGTCACGTCGTCTCCTGTGGGACGGCCCGAATCTTCTGTGGGACAGCCCGACCACGGTCCCCGCCAAGGCGCCGTCTAG
- a CDS encoding carboxymuconolactone decarboxylase family protein yields MNQPTAGSTPRRIFIDKQSPKAYHALVQTSEAVRAVAADAGLDRTLVELVNLRVSQINGCAYCLHVHTRAALRAGETTQRLGVLPAWRDTELFSPAERAALGLAEATTEPADAAAQESAYTAARAALTEDQISAVIWVAITINAFNRVSILSKHPVQAGS; encoded by the coding sequence GTGAACCAACCGACGGCGGGATCCACACCCCGGCGGATCTTCATCGACAAGCAGAGCCCCAAGGCGTACCACGCACTGGTGCAGACGTCGGAGGCGGTGCGCGCGGTGGCCGCGGACGCGGGCCTCGACCGCACACTGGTGGAACTGGTCAACCTCCGCGTCTCGCAGATCAACGGCTGCGCCTACTGCCTCCATGTCCACACCCGGGCCGCCCTGCGCGCCGGCGAGACGACACAGCGACTGGGCGTGCTGCCGGCCTGGCGGGACACGGAACTCTTCAGCCCCGCGGAACGAGCGGCGCTGGGACTCGCGGAGGCGACGACGGAGCCCGCCGACGCCGCCGCGCAGGAATCCGCCTACACCGCCGCCCGGGCCGCGCTCACCGAGGACCAGATCTCCGCCGTGATCTGGGTCGCGATAACGATCAACGCATTCAACCGCGTCTCGATCCTGAGCAAACACCCGGTACAAGCCGGTAGTTGA
- a CDS encoding pirin family protein, producing MSDAEAGQVGVRGGSRVAGERPATGPRIDVLAPRDVPLGGPRAMTVRRTLPQRSRTLIGAWCFADHYGPDDVGRTGGMDVAPHPHTGLQTVSWLFSGEIEHRDSLGSHAYVRPGELNLMTGGHGISHTEVSTPRTTTLHGVQLWVALPEEHRHTGRDFQHHVPEPVRTEGAEIRVFLGALAGSASPVPTFTPLLGAEITLAPRASLVLAVDADFEHGLLVDHGDVRVADTVLRPADLGYVHPGAETLSLVNESDETARTVLLGGAPFEEEIVMWWNFIGRSHEDIVRAREEWESASERFGAVEGYPGDRLPAPALPHATIAPRKNPPRR from the coding sequence ATGAGTGACGCGGAAGCAGGTCAGGTCGGAGTGCGTGGCGGATCCCGGGTGGCAGGCGAACGGCCGGCCACGGGTCCACGGATCGACGTACTCGCCCCGCGCGATGTCCCGCTCGGCGGGCCGCGGGCGATGACCGTGCGACGTACGCTCCCGCAGCGATCCCGCACCCTGATCGGTGCCTGGTGTTTCGCCGACCACTACGGCCCCGACGATGTCGGCCGCACGGGCGGCATGGACGTCGCCCCGCATCCCCATACCGGACTGCAGACGGTGAGCTGGCTGTTCAGCGGCGAGATCGAGCACCGCGACAGCCTCGGCAGCCACGCCTACGTACGGCCCGGTGAGCTCAACCTGATGACCGGCGGGCACGGCATCAGCCACACCGAGGTCTCCACCCCACGCACCACGACCCTGCACGGCGTCCAGCTGTGGGTGGCGCTGCCCGAGGAACACCGGCACACCGGGCGGGACTTCCAGCACCATGTGCCCGAGCCGGTGCGGACGGAGGGGGCCGAGATCAGGGTCTTCCTGGGTGCCCTCGCCGGCTCCGCCTCCCCGGTGCCGACCTTCACACCCCTGCTCGGCGCCGAGATCACGCTCGCGCCGCGCGCTTCGCTCGTGCTCGCCGTGGATGCCGACTTCGAGCACGGTCTGCTCGTCGACCACGGGGACGTCCGTGTGGCCGACACCGTGCTGCGCCCCGCGGACCTGGGATACGTCCACCCCGGCGCCGAAACCCTGTCCCTCGTCAACGAGTCGGACGAGACGGCCCGGACGGTCCTTCTCGGCGGAGCGCCGTTCGAGGAGGAGATCGTGATGTGGTGGAACTTCATCGGCCGCAGCCACGAGGACATCGTCCGGGCGCGAGAGGAATGGGAGAGCGCCTCGGAGCGTTTCGGCGCCGTCGAGGGCTACCCCGGAGACCGTCTCCCCGCTCCCGCTCTGCCTCATGCCACCATCGCGCCGCGCAAGAACCCTCCGCGTCGCTGA
- a CDS encoding GNAT family N-acetyltransferase: MTQPSPVPSVERNDERHRYEILVDGVRAGLTAFRDHGAQRVFFHTEVDEAYAGQGLAGRLVQEALTDVRKSGKRIVPVCPYVAKFLKKHEEFADITDPVTPDVLKWLDAELA, from the coding sequence ATGACCCAGCCTTCCCCCGTTCCCTCCGTCGAGCGGAACGACGAGCGGCATCGTTACGAGATCCTGGTCGACGGCGTACGTGCCGGCCTGACCGCCTTCCGCGACCACGGCGCGCAACGCGTCTTCTTCCATACGGAGGTTGACGAGGCGTATGCCGGACAGGGCCTGGCCGGCCGGCTTGTCCAGGAGGCACTCACCGACGTCCGCAAGTCCGGGAAGAGGATCGTTCCCGTCTGCCCCTACGTCGCCAAGTTCCTCAAGAAGCATGAGGAGTTCGCCGACATCACCGACCCGGTCACCCCCGACGTCCTGAAGTGGCTGGACGCCGAACTGGCCTGA
- a CDS encoding protein phosphatase 2C domain-containing protein, with product MGLLTIGAFAKASRLSRKALRLYDELGLLNPARVDPVTGYRLYAMDQLDQARLVAWLRRLGMPLARIRHVTALDAAGAAQEIRAFWAQVEADTAARRDLATFLIDHLSWKDPAMSPTAKPLGIRYAALSDTGLVRESNQDTAYAGSRVLAVADGYGSGGATASAAAVDVLKRFETDSVPAGDLLSLLEDAVEEAKRAVHGVPSAGSSSDEASRAAVGTTLTAMLWTGAQLALVHIGDSRVYLLRAGELFQITHDHTLVQSMVDEGRISPEEALSHPQRSLLTRALGQGADETPDMRLHDAQHGDRYLLCSDGLSTVVPGEDILRVLAETREPDETVRALVALANGIGGPDNVGCVVADVMELQP from the coding sequence ATGGGGCTGCTGACCATCGGCGCGTTCGCGAAGGCGTCCCGGCTGTCGCGCAAGGCACTTCGTCTGTACGACGAGCTCGGCCTGCTGAACCCCGCTCGCGTCGACCCGGTGACCGGCTACCGCCTCTACGCGATGGACCAGCTCGACCAGGCCCGACTCGTCGCCTGGCTCCGGCGCCTGGGAATGCCCCTGGCCCGCATCCGGCACGTCACCGCGCTGGATGCGGCCGGGGCGGCGCAGGAGATCCGCGCGTTCTGGGCCCAGGTCGAAGCAGACACCGCCGCACGGCGGGACCTGGCCACCTTCCTCATCGACCATCTGTCCTGGAAGGACCCCGCCATGTCCCCGACCGCCAAGCCCCTGGGAATCCGCTACGCCGCACTGTCCGACACGGGCCTCGTCCGTGAGAGCAACCAGGACACCGCGTACGCCGGGTCCCGCGTGCTCGCCGTCGCCGATGGCTACGGCAGCGGTGGAGCCACCGCGAGCGCCGCGGCTGTCGACGTACTCAAGCGCTTCGAAACCGACAGTGTCCCCGCAGGCGATCTCCTCAGCCTCCTCGAAGACGCCGTGGAAGAAGCCAAGCGGGCCGTGCACGGCGTTCCGTCGGCCGGCTCCTCGTCCGATGAGGCCTCACGAGCAGCGGTCGGAACCACACTCACCGCGATGCTCTGGACCGGCGCGCAGCTGGCTCTCGTGCACATCGGTGACTCCCGCGTCTATCTCCTGCGCGCCGGAGAGCTGTTCCAGATCACGCACGACCACACGCTCGTCCAGTCGATGGTCGACGAAGGGCGCATCAGCCCTGAAGAGGCCCTCTCCCACCCCCAGCGGTCGCTGCTGACGCGGGCCCTCGGGCAAGGAGCCGACGAGACCCCGGACATGCGCCTGCACGATGCGCAGCACGGAGACCGGTATCTGCTCTGCTCCGACGGACTGTCGACCGTCGTCCCGGGCGAAGACATCCTGCGCGTGCTCGCCGAGACCAGGGAGCCCGACGAGACGGTCCGCGCTCTGGTGGCCCTCGCCAACGGCATCGGCGGTCCCGACAACGTCGGCTGCGTGGTCGCCGACGTCATGGAACTCCAGCCGTAA
- a CDS encoding helix-turn-helix domain-containing protein produces MPQRGRRHPGAAHASCAGAGRSGGGADEHSGPGERALAGLRETPRTFLTHHRSYAATAQAVNLHRDSVQYRVQQAIALLPRGDRSLGDDFDGHAALPAAQGLGGTVPTCRIPRARRLLAGADGVHRDGGAGAVGDR; encoded by the coding sequence ATGCCGCAGCGCGGACGTCGCCACCCCGGCGCCGCACATGCCTCGTGCGCCGGGGCCGGGCGGAGTGGCGGCGGAGCGGATGAACACTCCGGGCCGGGTGAGCGGGCGCTGGCCGGGCTGCGCGAGACGCCACGAACGTTCCTCACCCACCACCGCAGCTACGCGGCCACGGCACAGGCGGTGAATCTGCACCGCGACTCCGTCCAGTACCGGGTGCAGCAGGCGATTGCGTTGCTGCCGCGCGGCGACCGCAGCCTCGGCGACGACTTCGACGGCCACGCCGCGCTGCCTGCCGCGCAGGGGCTGGGCGGCACGGTGCCTACGTGCCGGATCCCTCGCGCCCGCCGCCTGCTTGCCGGTGCCGACGGGGTCCACCGTGATGGCGGGGCCGGAGCCGTCGGAGACCGGTGA
- a CDS encoding FdhF/YdeP family oxidoreductase translates to MVEGLSVLSIDNEAKEELEPRVGPLPKEDPEYHPYHHPAAGWGAAKSVTQFLVRERELVDGPRAIMKMNHENTGFDCPGCAWPDDTKGLKLDICENGIKHVTWEMTRKRVGPEFFAAHTVTELFEWSDFQLEDQGRLTEPMVYDPDTDRYAPISWKDAFELVGSTLRGLENPNQASFYTSGRLGNEATFLYQLMARELGTNNLPDCSNMCHEASGRAMQASLGTGKGTVDLKDWESADALFIMGVNAASNAPRMLTALAEAYHRGAQIVHINPLVEAAATRTIVPHDFMDMALFKTTKTSTLNLQPRIGGDLALLRGMAKAVLEEAKLDPKALDQEFIDRHTTGFDAYRELCENTSWEELERQSGVSRDDILKAARVYCDADRSIVSWCLGVTQHEHGVDTVREIINLLLLRGNLGREGAGPSPVRGHSNVQGNRTCGIDHRPDDAFLDRLAEYCKIDPPRDHGLDTVGTIQAMRRGDVKVFVGMGGNFALAAPDSPITYEALRNCDLTVQVSTKLNRSHLVHGRKALILPCLGRTEKDHQRKGIQSTSVEDSMSMVHMSVGMKRPASPHLLSEPAIVAGMARAALPDSVTPWEWYIEDYDRIRDTMSRALDGFEDFNRRVRLPLGFRLKQPARELVFLTPSGGAEFSDAALPDVVPAPGTLALGTMRSHDQWNTTIYSDNDRYRGIKNLRELVFMNQDDMRERGIDEFDPVDITSTARDGSHRYLNGYLAIPYDIPRGCAAGYMPEMNVLCALVDYSTQSDQPIMKHVKVTIEAAA, encoded by the coding sequence ATGGTCGAAGGGTTGAGTGTCTTGAGCATCGACAATGAGGCGAAGGAAGAACTGGAACCCAGGGTGGGGCCGCTCCCCAAGGAAGATCCGGAGTATCACCCTTACCATCACCCGGCCGCCGGCTGGGGTGCCGCGAAGAGCGTGACCCAGTTCCTCGTACGCGAGCGCGAACTGGTGGACGGCCCGCGGGCGATCATGAAGATGAACCACGAGAACACGGGCTTCGACTGTCCCGGTTGCGCGTGGCCGGACGACACCAAGGGCCTCAAGCTCGACATCTGTGAGAACGGCATCAAGCACGTCACGTGGGAGATGACGCGCAAGCGCGTCGGGCCCGAGTTCTTCGCCGCCCACACGGTCACCGAGCTGTTCGAGTGGAGCGACTTCCAGCTGGAGGACCAGGGCCGGCTGACCGAGCCGATGGTCTACGACCCCGACACGGACCGTTACGCCCCGATCAGCTGGAAGGACGCGTTCGAGCTCGTCGGCAGCACACTGCGCGGCCTCGAGAACCCGAACCAGGCCTCCTTCTACACGTCGGGCAGGCTCGGCAACGAGGCCACGTTCCTCTACCAGTTGATGGCCCGTGAGCTGGGCACGAACAACCTGCCCGACTGCTCGAACATGTGCCACGAGGCCAGCGGCCGCGCCATGCAGGCGTCGCTGGGAACCGGCAAGGGAACCGTCGACCTCAAGGACTGGGAGAGCGCCGACGCGCTCTTCATCATGGGGGTCAACGCCGCCTCCAACGCGCCCAGGATGCTCACCGCGCTCGCCGAGGCGTACCACCGCGGCGCGCAGATCGTGCACATCAACCCGCTCGTCGAAGCGGCCGCCACACGCACCATCGTCCCGCACGACTTCATGGACATGGCGCTGTTCAAGACCACGAAGACCAGCACGCTGAACCTCCAGCCGCGGATCGGCGGCGACCTGGCGCTCCTGCGCGGCATGGCCAAGGCGGTGCTCGAGGAAGCCAAGCTGGATCCCAAGGCGCTGGACCAGGAGTTCATCGACCGCCACACCACCGGCTTCGACGCGTACCGGGAGTTGTGCGAGAACACGTCCTGGGAGGAACTGGAGAGGCAGTCCGGGGTCAGCCGCGACGACATCCTCAAAGCGGCGCGCGTGTACTGCGATGCCGACCGCAGCATCGTCAGCTGGTGCCTGGGCGTGACCCAGCACGAGCACGGCGTCGACACCGTCCGCGAGATCATCAACCTCCTTCTGCTGCGCGGCAATCTGGGACGCGAAGGAGCGGGCCCCTCCCCCGTCCGCGGTCACAGCAACGTCCAGGGGAACCGCACCTGCGGCATCGATCACCGACCCGACGACGCGTTCCTCGACCGCCTCGCCGAGTACTGCAAGATCGACCCACCGCGTGATCACGGCCTGGACACCGTCGGCACCATCCAGGCCATGCGCCGGGGTGATGTGAAGGTCTTCGTCGGCATGGGCGGCAACTTCGCCCTCGCCGCACCGGATTCGCCGATCACGTACGAGGCCCTGCGCAACTGCGACCTCACGGTCCAGGTGAGCACCAAGCTCAACCGCAGCCACCTCGTGCACGGCCGCAAGGCGCTGATCCTGCCGTGCCTCGGCCGCACCGAGAAGGACCACCAGCGCAAGGGCATCCAGAGCACGTCCGTCGAGGACTCGATGAGCATGGTGCACATGTCCGTCGGCATGAAGCGCCCCGCGTCGCCGCACCTGCTGTCCGAGCCCGCGATCGTCGCCGGCATGGCCCGCGCGGCCCTGCCCGACAGCGTCACGCCGTGGGAGTGGTACATCGAGGACTACGACCGGATCCGCGACACCATGTCCCGGGCCCTCGACGGGTTCGAGGACTTCAACCGCCGCGTGCGCCTGCCCCTGGGCTTCCGCCTCAAGCAGCCCGCCCGCGAACTGGTCTTCCTCACCCCGTCCGGCGGCGCGGAGTTCTCCGACGCCGCCCTGCCCGACGTCGTACCGGCCCCCGGCACCCTGGCACTGGGCACCATGCGCTCCCACGACCAGTGGAACACCACCATCTACTCGGACAACGACCGCTACCGCGGCATCAAGAACCTGCGCGAGCTCGTCTTCATGAACCAGGACGACATGCGCGAGCGCGGCATCGACGAGTTCGACCCCGTCGACATCACCAGCACCGCCAGGGACGGCAGCCACCGCTACCTCAACGGCTATCTCGCCATCCCGTACGACATCCCGCGCGGCTGCGCGGCCGGGTACATGCCCGAGATGAACGTGCTGTGCGCACTCGTCGACTACAGCACGCAGAGCGACCAGCCGATCATGAAGCACGTCAAGGTGACCATCGAAGCGGCCGCCTGA